atagtttttggacaaaatattaattaaaatgttgtgtataatttatttattgtgaacatgaagaaaaaatcaattattgtaaaattaaaataattaaaaaattactcgaaattagtaataattttatacctgtgtaaaaaaattcgtgCAAATAGTTCGATCTAAAACTTGTAAACTTGAGACAGATTTGATCTTCGAATATAACTTTTGTAactttgatagtaaaaaaaaagattatcaAGAATTTTATGAGCGAAATTTGAATGTCAAAAGAACTCGATTCGAAAAAAGTTTCCATTTAAAACCaatagtcataaaaaaatgttcataaaaAGTTCCAAATTTGAGGTTATTGGACTTTTTCGAAACGAGGATAAAACTTAGaagaaatatgttttaaaaacgttctttttaattcaaattttgcaCATAAAACGATTGATAacctttatttttactatagatattacaaaagttcaaaaaaattccactcGAAGTTCAAATCTGTCTCTAGTTTGGAAGTTCCATAAGTAGAACTTTTCTGGAAtcttttttcatgaatttttttttacacaggttaataaaaaaataaataaataattaattatcataattgatTAGTGATACacatttatttgaatacttaatggataaataaaaaaaaattatttgtatacgtacaatatacatatgagcaattcttaaaaaaaaattttaatcgactctttatatttaaattaaaagggACGTaggattataattaatgatgaatTTTGTATCTTGCTTTATatcaggaaaaaataaataaaatttgaccaTTATATAAGAAaactttaaaaacaataaaataaaataataaattattataatttaaaattttgtaaaaattatacacatttttaaaataatcaaaatattatgattatatacatttatgtgATGTATTACCATATCGTTatgatacaaataaattatatacaaaaaaatgttgcttttttttttttaatttattttttttggagaCGAGGATCAGCCAGTTACCAggttagatattttttaaaaatctacacCGAAAgttataaacttaaaataaaatgataatgataataatgatattttacatttgatctagagaaaattatggtaagaaaaaatatccgatagatatataaacaatttgtaAAATTCAAGCTGTAGAAAGTTGGGAGTAAATTCAAAGTGataacgaattttatttaaatgtcacTCTAAGTTTCGGAATttcatcattgaaaaaaaacttcctTTTAAAGTAAATTCCATTTCAaggtgataaaataaaaagaaaacagtcatccgctttacatttactccgaatttactccggaatcacttcgaaaattttatgatcctgaagttagcaggtaattaacaattttcggatttttctTTTcgacaatttgaatttaaaaaaaaaaaaactaaaaatatgcactttaaggaaattaaaaaaaccatatgtgcaatttttttaaatacttttttttttatattttattacttataaaaaaaatcaaaaaattattagacatcggCTAATATGagtatcatgaaaattttgttacagtgaattattttttcaattttttgtgatGAATTGTCTGTTGTCTTCTATTTTCTCTTTATTTGAACACTTCTCGTCactgttaatttatattatctatTAATCTAAccattcaaatttcaattacttcggtagtgtaaaaaaagttgttttttttattatcaatatttcgTTGAAGATGACGTTTATTTACatgaaattataaagatttataaatatcaatagtcacaattattaataattattatgatttattaatagggTGTTATTCAAGACAAATTGCactctattattaattattaatctgaagaaacctttttattcaatttattttattgtttttttgttctaCGGCGATATCGTAGTCTTAATTTGAATCTAAaggtcaaaaataataaatagcagataaattaaaaaatattattagcattagcttattatttattatcctaaatttttttttcagccctcaaaaatcatcaaatgcTTTTGGCTTGCAACATTACATTTTGATGATATATTAATTGGcacgattatttttatttctctgtaatttcatataaaaaaaattcctttcaAAAACTTCATGACAGCGAACTTTCAAAATTGAGATAATTCTGGTttaagttgaatatttttgaaactttaaatgaacattaaatataagtaaCACCGCAGAAACAATTGTGTTTCTTCTCAAGGGGCTGCATGCAGATAGTTGTGAATTACTAATTCGCTAGAAGTTTTTTGTAGCATCGGcttcaaattattttcttacaaaTGACCGTAGACACTGAAACTCCATGAGTTTCTATGTTGATATCATGAAATTCagtcttttttttacatctcTAGCCACTGCGCTAAATGGTTGCCACTTTCCGGCTTCGTCaagcaaaaaaatagtatacaccttggccagtaaaaaagaaaacctTAGATCAAATGTTTATcagcctcggccaacaattacatgtgatgaaacttttcttattttactgcCCTAGATATGTAAAGTACTAATTaaagttccaaaaatgttAAACTCAAAGTTTGAGCTAGTATTAATCTAatctacaaattaaatttatatactagtatagttgtaaaaaatttgtataagatgataattgtaatttataatattcatgTTTTTTAGTACTTGAAAAAGTTGGGAAACCAACGAAACGTTGTATGGTGGTCAGAAtgaacattaattaataacaactaATATATCCCGGTAACTGtgatcataatttataattagttaaacTAAAAGTTCATAATTGTCTCAATTTTGGAAGTTCACTGTCATGAATGtttttggaacaaatttttttttacgcgggaatattcaaatttaaaattataaaagcatatacaattatttaatactttgacaattttttcacTGTTACATTAATatcccttttttttattattaaaatttttttaaattaatgataaaataaaaatatcatatattagTGCTACAAGCCActttgatgaaataaatttttttacaatacattacaatttttcattaataaaaaaatgaataatttttttttccattaacatACAAACGGAccagtaaataaatacttgtaATAAAGCCTAGTGCACTTtgtaattatgaataaatttaaaaataatttaaaataaaaaaaattatcaacagcataatttagaaattgtttaatttcgaagaattttttaatagcatgcgtctatatttataaaaatgtataaattcaattaaagtaatttataaataaacattacaagtattatatacttaaaatttttatgatacattttataaatatatgaaatgtattataaaaattatttacaatgatataattattattaataataataataatgtatcatgagaatttattcaaataaatgaataaaaattgaaaaaaaaaaaataataaaacataaatataatttaaataaaaatacaaatgtttGTATTATGCATCACAAtcttacttttatattaaataacaataacaaaaaactttccaaattttaaataattcagaagagaaaaaaaattttaatcgtttgattaaatattaaattaatttttatctaaatgacgcggtctttaaaattatttttacaattttaataatcataataataattaatgaatgcatgtttaaaattaatgttttgcACCATTACtttgagttaaattttaaaataaaaaaaaaattctgtcattgcagtttaaaaaattaaaaataaaacaattaaataattatctatcgaaataaaatttatcaccgTAGTTATTTGAtcaatgattaaattaattaataattactggtTAGTAGTGTGATgacagaatattttatttataaataaatgttactattcaatttaattattttgcgcttcttgataaatattattaaactatattaattaattaattaattgattatcgtaattattaagttaattCAGTTCGTTTttataacatatttttacgttttttttttttaatttatttatatacttattactAATGaacttcatttatttactaacaaaaaaaaaataataataataataataataacatacctacaataatctaaaatcacgtgatgataaaaacttaaaattaaaataaagaaaaaccaAATTGTTTGgcattacaataaaaatttaccgggtgtttaaataaataacaaattattagaaCAAATAATAACGGGaggattaatttaaaaaaaaaaaatataataatcttCCCGctgtcaatatttaaattcctataaaataatttaaattactgtagGATAATAATTGatcttgataattattattattatctttgtaattataaattattgccaTAACCCAGCGTAGTTTCCGTAAAAATTTGCTGGAAGTGGTCCGCCGGCTGTAAATAAACGTGTACCGGATGCATCATAGCAGTGTGTATATATTGCTGGTGTATATTTTACATTGTGAAATCCGTCCATAAATTCTTCGTCTGGAAACtgttaatcaaaatttataattatttatttttattaaattaaaatttccgaGAGCGGagtattttcaaattcaaatatttaatatgaaagTATTGAGCTCTCAGATTTCGTAATTGTGTCATGTAACTTACAACATATCCTTTAGAAGCTTTCAAGACAACCGTtcgatttgaatttattgaagattctaaatatttttgagctctgaCGTCATAAAACATCAGCATCCCTAAACCTGTACCAATTGTCAGTACAGAACCTTGGAAACTAGCAGATCTTATTCCACAGccagtatatctatatttacataaaattcatatacattttattaattatcatttatattttatttttattctgtgtgttttaaaaatatccagcttttttttcagcttttaccgtaaaaatatttcagaaaaaaaaaaaaatccacgtACAGAGACGtcagtagtaaaaaaatttttgtagcatttaaaaaaaaaatttttttgaagactgataatatttaaaaaatattaataagtaaataatttgatagacaataaaattaaataaatttataatttgtgtGAAACTTGACGGTCACTAAGACGTAAAtttgtaagttttatttaaactgtaactataaaaatttactaatacacttaaaataaatgaaaatttgttttacaaACCGTgatggtatttttttaattggttgAAGTGTTCGCGCGTCTAATAAAAGAGTATAAGAGCGGCATCCAACTGCATAGACGCCACCATCTTGAACAGCtaaacaaacattttcttgACATGCTGGAAgttttcttgatattttttgtttaaacgTTTCCGCAGAccaaatatgtatataacaatttaaagACAACGCTGCTATTTCATTCATAGCTTTATTAAATACCAGTGCACGGACTTTTGACGCTGACCGACATTCTTTCATACAAACAGGTTGAATGGATCTGCAgatatatcaatatttatttatttatcaacttaagaatcaataattcaattactGCTAATGGATTTATAagcagtatatatatttttttatttactcggGCTTTGGAACATCCGCTTTGTCAGAAGCTGTGGCAAGTTCATTATTTACCCGCCATAACGTCATCTTCGTGTCCCTCGAACCTGATACCAGAAACTCGTCGTCGAGCCAACACATGTCGAATACCCAGTCTCTGTGGCCATTTTCACCAACGCAGACTGGATCTAGTGTCGGTAATCGATAAATCGCTATTTCATTACAATTTCTACCTCC
Above is a window of Microplitis demolitor isolate Queensland-Clemson2020A chromosome 1, iyMicDemo2.1a, whole genome shotgun sequence DNA encoding:
- the LOC103575016 gene encoding DDB1- and CUL4-associated factor 12 homolog, producing MAETMRMRIYGKHPTCASLARLEERRSRRLALRLDRNRKPDKPEDFVCYESSDDEEETVMEGRQYLKTSFNFVDYVRARETNTKEVRKINQEYGSRHILTHDLFKEYPITLTNMNKVFCSQWLSDRQVVFGTKCNKLMVYDVATQKLDQIPSLYGRNSNSNNASAADQQSGIHSVQINPSRTLLSTGGRNCNEIAIYRLPTLDPVCVGENGHRDWVFDMCWLDDEFLVSGSRDTKMTLWRVNNELATASDKADVPKPESIQPVCMKECRSASKVRALVFNKAMNEIAALSLNCYIHIWSAETFKQKISRKLPACQENVCLAVQDGGVYAVGCRSYTLLLDARTLQPIKKIPSRYTGCGIRSASFQGSVLTIGTGLGMLMFYDVRAQKYLESSINSNRTVVLKASKGYVFPDEEFMDGFHNVKYTPAIYTHCYDASGTRLFTAGGPLPANFYGNYAGLWQ